In Cyprinus carpio isolate SPL01 chromosome B16, ASM1834038v1, whole genome shotgun sequence, the following are encoded in one genomic region:
- the LOC109080436 gene encoding PHD finger protein 20-like protein 1 isoform X5 — MSKKPPNRPGITFEVGARVEAQDYLQKWYPSRIEKIDYDEGKMLVHFDRWSHRYDEWILWDSNRVRPLERPALRKEGLKEEEVSERLSEMRASRLRELPEGTESTEDQKDLPQQRQELRDGEEVLARWTDCRYYPAKIESINKEGIYTVQFYDGVIRCVKRIHIKSMPEDAKGQKDWIALVKAASAAAKNKGGNRPRTSANSNKDREDRREQRSDEELEDDEDDDVESESEKLAELDSEEEDSKPAAEELEPATAKRRRKRQVNLCSSKRTRLSKGAGFADTESECKAESKELPVTSQQKASGAEASPADERSQSVSCQKTPASLSSPSLCKSRSRRLKHDSGESTTSSQNTTAAPEPSPSPSSTHTLPDSTHTVPANSLQRRRRSQRLATSSDQAYPSSPHIKDSSTHPPPPPPPPPDDSQKADSSTAVKTEAPPQKPASGSPSTAPPTSIAQSPICEKDKLTDVLSSNQTTLEGNSPSVVAAACQKVPSRNPKANKHAREPIINTKKSDDPTAPNETIIDLDHNKFKCKVPGCSKAFRKAKLLDYHLKYYHNTEKEMDSEVCSPERVGRTRATSASMPTSTLSDMSDNKRRRTVSTSSSLSSQGFMLQMDSSGCARPPKFCKKKRSSASVSSDSTEVSLPPPNFDNLHDKIIKKEKHLDGLCIKTERKFKLEDKCQLFVKKRDKDRRDRKEKDIFRIKQKKKKKKKKKSKLHCYSDLDEMSLAYLDRPSSPIHRSSSSAFKHSTFQYPRAILSVDLTGENLSDIDFLEDSTTESLLFSGDEYNQDLDSITMEDFQDEDDHGANEIVRCICEMDEENGFMIQCEECMCWQHSVCMGLLEDSIPDHYICYICRDPPGQRWSAKFRHNKDWLQKGHMYGLSFLTENYSHQNAKKIVSTHQLLADVYSVKNLLHGLQLKMDILQNKHNPSLHLWARSWVNSDEDQPMGGVPDCLHFREHLNQNSSPETYITSEHSYQKPPGTGLEHTRDEQGMQMASQFNRKEEEVSSAIALSGCVNDSNMGSMEQARNCLQWQMNLLTHIEDVQNQLSGRMDLIEKELDVLESWLDFTGELEPPEPLARLPQLKCRIKQLLTDLGKVQQMSTLCSV, encoded by the exons ATGAGCAAGAAACCTCCAAATCGACCAGGGATCACTTTTGAGGTTGGTGCCAGGGTTGAGGCCCAAGACTACCTGCAAAAATG GTACCCTTCACGTATCGAAAAGATTGATTACGATGAAGGAAAGATGCTTGTGCATTTTGACCGTTGGAGCCATAGGTACGATGAATGGATTCTCTGGGACAGCAACAGAGTTCGACCATTAGAGAGGCCGGCGCTTCGCAAAGAGGGTCTCAAAGAAGAGGAGGTGTCT GAGAGACTCAGCGAGATGAGAGCATCTCGCCTTCGTGAGCTTCCTGAAGGTACAGAGAGCACAGAGGACCAAAAAGACTTACCCCAGCAGAGACAA gaATTGAGAGATGGTGAGGAGGTGCTTGCCCGATGGACAGATTGCCGCTACTACCCTGCCAAGATTGAAAGTATCAACAAGGAAG gCATTTACACTGTACAATTTTATGATGGGGTCATTCGCTGTGTGAAAAGAATCCATATCAAGTCCATGCCAGAAGATGCAAAAGGACAA aAG GACTGGATCGCTCTGGTGAAGGCTGCTTCAGCTGCAGCCAAGAATAAAGGAGGGAACAGACCACGTACCAGCGCCAACAGCAACAAGGACCGAGAGGACAGGAGGGAACAGCGGTCAGATGAAGAGCTTGAGGATGACGAAGATGATGATGTTGAGAGTGAATCAGAGAAACTTG CAGAACTGGACTCGGAAGAGGAGGACAGTAAGCCAGCTGCTGAAGAGCTCGAACCTGCTACAGCAAAAAGGAGGCGCAAAAGACAAGTCAACTTGTGCAGCAGTAAAAGGACACGTCTCAGCAAGGGGGCAG GATTTGCTGACACTGAGTCTGAATGCAAAGCAGAGTCAAAAGAGCTTCCAGTGACATCACAGCAG AAAGCGTCAGGTGCAGAGGCTAGTCCAGCTGATGAGAGATCCCAGTCCGTCAGTTGTCAAAAAACCCCAGCATCCCTCTCTAGCCCATCCCTGTGCAAGTCTCGCTCAAGAAGACTCAAACATGACTCGGGAGAGTCCACCACTAGCAGTCAGAACACAACTGCAGCCCCCGAACCCAGTCCTTCACCCAGTTCAACACACACCCTCCCAGACAGTACACATACAG TCCCTGCCAACTCTCTTCAGAGAAGGAGACGATCTCAGCGTCTAGCAACAAGCTCTGACCAGGCTTATCCCTCTTCACCACACATAAAGGATTCTAGCActcaccctcctcctcctcctcctcctccaccagaTGACTCTCAAAAAGCTG aCAGCAGCACTGCAGTTAAAACAGAAGCTCCTCCACAAAAGCCAGCTTCAGGAAGCCCATCCACAGCTCCTCCTACTAGCATTGCTCAGTCACCAATCTGTGAGAAGGACAAGCTGACTGACGTGTTGTCCAGTAATCAAACAACACTTGAAGGGAACTCGCCTTCTGTAGTGGCAG CTGCATGTCAGAAAGTCCCTTCCAGGAATCCTAAAGCCAACAAACATGCCAGAGAGCCAA TTATTAATACCAAGAAGTCTGATGACCCCACTGCTCCCAATGAGACTATAATAGACCTGGACCATAATAAATTTAAGTGTAAAGTCCCTGGCTGCTCTAAAGCATTCCGGAAAGCAAAACTGCTGGACTATCACCTGAAGTACTATCATAACACTGAGAAAGAAATGGACAGCGAGGTCTGTTCACCAGAGAGGGTGGGCCGCACTAGGGCCACATCTGCTTCCATGCCTACAAGCACCTTGTCAGATATGTCAGATAACAAGAGACGCAGGACCGTCTCTACTTCTTCCT CTCTGTCCTCTCAGGGCTTCATGCTTCAAATGGACAGCTCTGGCTGTGCGAGGCCTCCTAAGTTCTGTAAGAAGAAACGTTCTTCTGCTTCTGTCAGTTCAGACAGTACAGAGGTCTCCCTACCACCTCCCAACTTTGATAATCTCCACGACAAGATTATCAAGAAAGAAAAGCACCTAGATG GGCTTTGTATAAAGACAGAGCGGAAATTCAAACTGGAGGATAAATGTCAGTTGTTTG tGAAAAAGAGGGATAAAGACAGAAGGGACAGGAAAGAGAAGGACATTTTCAGaattaaacagaagaaaaagaaaaaaaagaagaagaaatcaaaACTGCACT GTTACTCAGATCTGGATGAGATGTCGTTGGCTTATTTGGATAGGCCGTCTTCCCCAATACATCGTTCTTCCTCTAGTGCCTTCAAGCACAGCACCTTCCAATACCCTCGTGCCATACTGTCCGTCGACCTCACCGGGGAGA ACCTATCAGATATCGACTTCCTGGAAGACTCGACCACTGAGAGTTTGCTGTTCAGTGGAGATGAGTATAACCAGGATCTAGACTCGATCACTATGGAGGACTTCCAGGATGAGGATGATCATGGTGCCAATGAAATCGTTCGTTGCATCTGTGAGATGGATGAAGAAAACGGCTTTATGATTCAG tgtgaggagtgtatgtgcTGGCAGCACAGTGTGTGTATGGGACTTTTGGAGGACAGCATCCCTGATCACTACATATGTTACATCTGCAGAGACCCTCCAG GTCAGAGGTGGAGTGCTAAATTCCGCCACAATAAAGACTGGCTCCAAAAGGGCCACATGTATGGCCTTTCCTTCCTCACAGAGAACTACTCGCATCAGAACGCCAAGAAGATTGTGTCCACTCACCAGCTGCTGGCTGATGTTTACAGTGTTAAAAACTTGCTTCATGGCCTTCAGCTGAAGATGGATATTTTACA gaacaaACACAACCCAAGTTTGCACTTGTGGGCCCGTTCTTGGGTGAACTCTGATGAGGACCAGCCTATGGGTGGCGTTCCAGACTGCCTACATTTCAGAGAGCACCTCAACCAGAACTCAAGCCCTGAAACTTATATTACCAGTGAGCACAGCTACCAGAAACCTCCCGGTACAGGCCTCGAACATACAAGGGATGAGCAGGGGATGCAAATGGCCTCTCAGTTTAACCGAAAGGAAGAAGAG GTGAGCAGCGCCATTGCTCTGTCTGGCTGTGTGAATGACAGCAATATGGGCTCCATGGAGCAGGCCAGGAACTGTCTGCAATGGCAGATGAACCTGCTTACACACATAGAGGATGTTCAGAACCAGCTGTCTGGCCGTATGGACCTTATTGAGAAAGAGCTTGATG TGCTCGAGAGTTGGTTGGACTTCACAGGAGAATTGGAGCCCCCTGAACCCCTGGCCCGACTCCCACAGCTCAAGTGCCGTATCAAACAGCTTCTGACGGACCTGGGGAAAGTGCAGCAGATGAGCACCCTCTGCTCTGTGTGA
- the LOC109080436 gene encoding PHD finger protein 20-like protein 1 isoform X6 produces MSKKPPNRPGITFEVGARVEAQDYLQKWYPSRIEKIDYDEGKMLVHFDRWSHRYDEWILWDSNRVRPLERPALRKEGLKEEEERLSEMRASRLRELPEGTESTEDQKDLPQQRQELRDGEEVLARWTDCRYYPAKIESINKEGIYTVQFYDGVIRCVKRIHIKSMPEDAKGQKDWIALVKAASAAAKNKGGNRPRTSANSNKDREDRREQRSDEELEDDEDDDVESESEKLAELDSEEEDSKPAAEELEPATAKRRRKRQVNLCSSKRTRLSKGAGFADTESECKAESKELPVTSQQKASGAEASPADERSQSVSCQKTPASLSSPSLCKSRSRRLKHDSGESTTSSQNTTAAPEPSPSPSSTHTLPDSTHTVPANSLQRRRRSQRLATSSDQAYPSSPHIKDSSTHPPPPPPPPPDDSQKAVEDSSTAVKTEAPPQKPASGSPSTAPPTSIAQSPICEKDKLTDVLSSNQTTLEGNSPSVVAAACQKVPSRNPKANKHAREPIINTKKSDDPTAPNETIIDLDHNKFKCKVPGCSKAFRKAKLLDYHLKYYHNTEKEMDSEVCSPERVGRTRATSASMPTSTLSDMSDNKRRRTVSTSSSLSSQGFMLQMDSSGCARPPKFCKKKRSSASVSSDSTEVSLPPPNFDNLHDKIIKKEKHLDGLCIKTERKFKLEDKCQLFVKKRDKDRRDRKEKDIFRIKQKKKKKKKKKSKLHCYSDLDEMSLAYLDRPSSPIHRSSSSAFKHSTFQYPRAILSVDLTGENLSDIDFLEDSTTESLLFSGDEYNQDLDSITMEDFQDEDDHGANEIVRCICEMDEENGFMIQCEECMCWQHSVCMGLLEDSIPDHYICYICRDPPGQRWSAKFRHNKDWLQKGHMYGLSFLTENYSHQNAKKIVSTHQLLADVYSVKNLLHGLQLKMDILQNKHNPSLHLWARSWVNSDEDQPMGGVPDCLHFREHLNQNSSPETYITSEHSYQKPPGTGLEHTRDEQGMQMASQFNRKEEEVSSAIALSGCVNDSNMGSMEQARNCLQWQMNLLTHIEDVQNQLSGRMDLIEKELDVLESWLDFTGELEPPEPLARLPQLKCRIKQLLTDLGKVQQMSTLCSV; encoded by the exons ATGAGCAAGAAACCTCCAAATCGACCAGGGATCACTTTTGAGGTTGGTGCCAGGGTTGAGGCCCAAGACTACCTGCAAAAATG GTACCCTTCACGTATCGAAAAGATTGATTACGATGAAGGAAAGATGCTTGTGCATTTTGACCGTTGGAGCCATAGGTACGATGAATGGATTCTCTGGGACAGCAACAGAGTTCGACCATTAGAGAGGCCGGCGCTTCGCAAAGAGGGTCTCAAAGAAGAGGAG GAGAGACTCAGCGAGATGAGAGCATCTCGCCTTCGTGAGCTTCCTGAAGGTACAGAGAGCACAGAGGACCAAAAAGACTTACCCCAGCAGAGACAA gaATTGAGAGATGGTGAGGAGGTGCTTGCCCGATGGACAGATTGCCGCTACTACCCTGCCAAGATTGAAAGTATCAACAAGGAAG gCATTTACACTGTACAATTTTATGATGGGGTCATTCGCTGTGTGAAAAGAATCCATATCAAGTCCATGCCAGAAGATGCAAAAGGACAA aAG GACTGGATCGCTCTGGTGAAGGCTGCTTCAGCTGCAGCCAAGAATAAAGGAGGGAACAGACCACGTACCAGCGCCAACAGCAACAAGGACCGAGAGGACAGGAGGGAACAGCGGTCAGATGAAGAGCTTGAGGATGACGAAGATGATGATGTTGAGAGTGAATCAGAGAAACTTG CAGAACTGGACTCGGAAGAGGAGGACAGTAAGCCAGCTGCTGAAGAGCTCGAACCTGCTACAGCAAAAAGGAGGCGCAAAAGACAAGTCAACTTGTGCAGCAGTAAAAGGACACGTCTCAGCAAGGGGGCAG GATTTGCTGACACTGAGTCTGAATGCAAAGCAGAGTCAAAAGAGCTTCCAGTGACATCACAGCAG AAAGCGTCAGGTGCAGAGGCTAGTCCAGCTGATGAGAGATCCCAGTCCGTCAGTTGTCAAAAAACCCCAGCATCCCTCTCTAGCCCATCCCTGTGCAAGTCTCGCTCAAGAAGACTCAAACATGACTCGGGAGAGTCCACCACTAGCAGTCAGAACACAACTGCAGCCCCCGAACCCAGTCCTTCACCCAGTTCAACACACACCCTCCCAGACAGTACACATACAG TCCCTGCCAACTCTCTTCAGAGAAGGAGACGATCTCAGCGTCTAGCAACAAGCTCTGACCAGGCTTATCCCTCTTCACCACACATAAAGGATTCTAGCActcaccctcctcctcctcctcctcctccaccagaTGACTCTCAAAAAGCTG ttgaagaCAGCAGCACTGCAGTTAAAACAGAAGCTCCTCCACAAAAGCCAGCTTCAGGAAGCCCATCCACAGCTCCTCCTACTAGCATTGCTCAGTCACCAATCTGTGAGAAGGACAAGCTGACTGACGTGTTGTCCAGTAATCAAACAACACTTGAAGGGAACTCGCCTTCTGTAGTGGCAG CTGCATGTCAGAAAGTCCCTTCCAGGAATCCTAAAGCCAACAAACATGCCAGAGAGCCAA TTATTAATACCAAGAAGTCTGATGACCCCACTGCTCCCAATGAGACTATAATAGACCTGGACCATAATAAATTTAAGTGTAAAGTCCCTGGCTGCTCTAAAGCATTCCGGAAAGCAAAACTGCTGGACTATCACCTGAAGTACTATCATAACACTGAGAAAGAAATGGACAGCGAGGTCTGTTCACCAGAGAGGGTGGGCCGCACTAGGGCCACATCTGCTTCCATGCCTACAAGCACCTTGTCAGATATGTCAGATAACAAGAGACGCAGGACCGTCTCTACTTCTTCCT CTCTGTCCTCTCAGGGCTTCATGCTTCAAATGGACAGCTCTGGCTGTGCGAGGCCTCCTAAGTTCTGTAAGAAGAAACGTTCTTCTGCTTCTGTCAGTTCAGACAGTACAGAGGTCTCCCTACCACCTCCCAACTTTGATAATCTCCACGACAAGATTATCAAGAAAGAAAAGCACCTAGATG GGCTTTGTATAAAGACAGAGCGGAAATTCAAACTGGAGGATAAATGTCAGTTGTTTG tGAAAAAGAGGGATAAAGACAGAAGGGACAGGAAAGAGAAGGACATTTTCAGaattaaacagaagaaaaagaaaaaaaagaagaagaaatcaaaACTGCACT GTTACTCAGATCTGGATGAGATGTCGTTGGCTTATTTGGATAGGCCGTCTTCCCCAATACATCGTTCTTCCTCTAGTGCCTTCAAGCACAGCACCTTCCAATACCCTCGTGCCATACTGTCCGTCGACCTCACCGGGGAGA ACCTATCAGATATCGACTTCCTGGAAGACTCGACCACTGAGAGTTTGCTGTTCAGTGGAGATGAGTATAACCAGGATCTAGACTCGATCACTATGGAGGACTTCCAGGATGAGGATGATCATGGTGCCAATGAAATCGTTCGTTGCATCTGTGAGATGGATGAAGAAAACGGCTTTATGATTCAG tgtgaggagtgtatgtgcTGGCAGCACAGTGTGTGTATGGGACTTTTGGAGGACAGCATCCCTGATCACTACATATGTTACATCTGCAGAGACCCTCCAG GTCAGAGGTGGAGTGCTAAATTCCGCCACAATAAAGACTGGCTCCAAAAGGGCCACATGTATGGCCTTTCCTTCCTCACAGAGAACTACTCGCATCAGAACGCCAAGAAGATTGTGTCCACTCACCAGCTGCTGGCTGATGTTTACAGTGTTAAAAACTTGCTTCATGGCCTTCAGCTGAAGATGGATATTTTACA gaacaaACACAACCCAAGTTTGCACTTGTGGGCCCGTTCTTGGGTGAACTCTGATGAGGACCAGCCTATGGGTGGCGTTCCAGACTGCCTACATTTCAGAGAGCACCTCAACCAGAACTCAAGCCCTGAAACTTATATTACCAGTGAGCACAGCTACCAGAAACCTCCCGGTACAGGCCTCGAACATACAAGGGATGAGCAGGGGATGCAAATGGCCTCTCAGTTTAACCGAAAGGAAGAAGAG GTGAGCAGCGCCATTGCTCTGTCTGGCTGTGTGAATGACAGCAATATGGGCTCCATGGAGCAGGCCAGGAACTGTCTGCAATGGCAGATGAACCTGCTTACACACATAGAGGATGTTCAGAACCAGCTGTCTGGCCGTATGGACCTTATTGAGAAAGAGCTTGATG TGCTCGAGAGTTGGTTGGACTTCACAGGAGAATTGGAGCCCCCTGAACCCCTGGCCCGACTCCCACAGCTCAAGTGCCGTATCAAACAGCTTCTGACGGACCTGGGGAAAGTGCAGCAGATGAGCACCCTCTGCTCTGTGTGA
- the LOC109080436 gene encoding PHD finger protein 20-like protein 1 isoform X9, whose translation MSKKPPNRPGITFEVGARVEAQDYLQKWYPSRIEKIDYDEGKMLVHFDRWSHRYDEWILWDSNRVRPLERPALRKEGLKEEEVSELRDGEEVLARWTDCRYYPAKIESINKEGIYTVQFYDGVIRCVKRIHIKSMPEDAKGQDWIALVKAASAAAKNKGGNRPRTSANSNKDREDRREQRSDEELEDDEDDDVESESEKLAELDSEEEDSKPAAEELEPATAKRRRKRQVNLCSSKRTRLSKGAGFADTESECKAESKELPVTSQQKASGAEASPADERSQSVSCQKTPASLSSPSLCKSRSRRLKHDSGESTTSSQNTTAAPEPSPSPSSTHTLPDSTHTVPANSLQRRRRSQRLATSSDQAYPSSPHIKDSSTHPPPPPPPPPDDSQKAVEDSSTAVKTEAPPQKPASGSPSTAPPTSIAQSPICEKDKLTDVLSSNQTTLEGNSPSVVAAACQKVPSRNPKANKHAREPIINTKKSDDPTAPNETIIDLDHNKFKCKVPGCSKAFRKAKLLDYHLKYYHNTEKEMDSEVCSPERVGRTRATSASMPTSTLSDMSDNKRRRTVSTSSSLSSQGFMLQMDSSGCARPPKFCKKKRSSASVSSDSTEVSLPPPNFDNLHDKIIKKEKHLDGLCIKTERKFKLEDKCQLFVKKRDKDRRDRKEKDIFRIKQKKKKKKKKKSKLHCYSDLDEMSLAYLDRPSSPIHRSSSSAFKHSTFQYPRAILSVDLTGENLSDIDFLEDSTTESLLFSGDEYNQDLDSITMEDFQDEDDHGANEIVRCICEMDEENGFMIQCEECMCWQHSVCMGLLEDSIPDHYICYICRDPPGQRWSAKFRHNKDWLQKGHMYGLSFLTENYSHQNAKKIVSTHQLLADVYSVKNLLHGLQLKMDILQNKHNPSLHLWARSWVNSDEDQPMGGVPDCLHFREHLNQNSSPETYITSEHSYQKPPGTGLEHTRDEQGMQMASQFNRKEEEVSSAIALSGCVNDSNMGSMEQARNCLQWQMNLLTHIEDVQNQLSGRMDLIEKELDVLESWLDFTGELEPPEPLARLPQLKCRIKQLLTDLGKVQQMSTLCSV comes from the exons ATGAGCAAGAAACCTCCAAATCGACCAGGGATCACTTTTGAGGTTGGTGCCAGGGTTGAGGCCCAAGACTACCTGCAAAAATG GTACCCTTCACGTATCGAAAAGATTGATTACGATGAAGGAAAGATGCTTGTGCATTTTGACCGTTGGAGCCATAGGTACGATGAATGGATTCTCTGGGACAGCAACAGAGTTCGACCATTAGAGAGGCCGGCGCTTCGCAAAGAGGGTCTCAAAGAAGAGGAGGTGTCT gaATTGAGAGATGGTGAGGAGGTGCTTGCCCGATGGACAGATTGCCGCTACTACCCTGCCAAGATTGAAAGTATCAACAAGGAAG gCATTTACACTGTACAATTTTATGATGGGGTCATTCGCTGTGTGAAAAGAATCCATATCAAGTCCATGCCAGAAGATGCAAAAGGACAA GACTGGATCGCTCTGGTGAAGGCTGCTTCAGCTGCAGCCAAGAATAAAGGAGGGAACAGACCACGTACCAGCGCCAACAGCAACAAGGACCGAGAGGACAGGAGGGAACAGCGGTCAGATGAAGAGCTTGAGGATGACGAAGATGATGATGTTGAGAGTGAATCAGAGAAACTTG CAGAACTGGACTCGGAAGAGGAGGACAGTAAGCCAGCTGCTGAAGAGCTCGAACCTGCTACAGCAAAAAGGAGGCGCAAAAGACAAGTCAACTTGTGCAGCAGTAAAAGGACACGTCTCAGCAAGGGGGCAG GATTTGCTGACACTGAGTCTGAATGCAAAGCAGAGTCAAAAGAGCTTCCAGTGACATCACAGCAG AAAGCGTCAGGTGCAGAGGCTAGTCCAGCTGATGAGAGATCCCAGTCCGTCAGTTGTCAAAAAACCCCAGCATCCCTCTCTAGCCCATCCCTGTGCAAGTCTCGCTCAAGAAGACTCAAACATGACTCGGGAGAGTCCACCACTAGCAGTCAGAACACAACTGCAGCCCCCGAACCCAGTCCTTCACCCAGTTCAACACACACCCTCCCAGACAGTACACATACAG TCCCTGCCAACTCTCTTCAGAGAAGGAGACGATCTCAGCGTCTAGCAACAAGCTCTGACCAGGCTTATCCCTCTTCACCACACATAAAGGATTCTAGCActcaccctcctcctcctcctcctcctccaccagaTGACTCTCAAAAAGCTG ttgaagaCAGCAGCACTGCAGTTAAAACAGAAGCTCCTCCACAAAAGCCAGCTTCAGGAAGCCCATCCACAGCTCCTCCTACTAGCATTGCTCAGTCACCAATCTGTGAGAAGGACAAGCTGACTGACGTGTTGTCCAGTAATCAAACAACACTTGAAGGGAACTCGCCTTCTGTAGTGGCAG CTGCATGTCAGAAAGTCCCTTCCAGGAATCCTAAAGCCAACAAACATGCCAGAGAGCCAA TTATTAATACCAAGAAGTCTGATGACCCCACTGCTCCCAATGAGACTATAATAGACCTGGACCATAATAAATTTAAGTGTAAAGTCCCTGGCTGCTCTAAAGCATTCCGGAAAGCAAAACTGCTGGACTATCACCTGAAGTACTATCATAACACTGAGAAAGAAATGGACAGCGAGGTCTGTTCACCAGAGAGGGTGGGCCGCACTAGGGCCACATCTGCTTCCATGCCTACAAGCACCTTGTCAGATATGTCAGATAACAAGAGACGCAGGACCGTCTCTACTTCTTCCT CTCTGTCCTCTCAGGGCTTCATGCTTCAAATGGACAGCTCTGGCTGTGCGAGGCCTCCTAAGTTCTGTAAGAAGAAACGTTCTTCTGCTTCTGTCAGTTCAGACAGTACAGAGGTCTCCCTACCACCTCCCAACTTTGATAATCTCCACGACAAGATTATCAAGAAAGAAAAGCACCTAGATG GGCTTTGTATAAAGACAGAGCGGAAATTCAAACTGGAGGATAAATGTCAGTTGTTTG tGAAAAAGAGGGATAAAGACAGAAGGGACAGGAAAGAGAAGGACATTTTCAGaattaaacagaagaaaaagaaaaaaaagaagaagaaatcaaaACTGCACT GTTACTCAGATCTGGATGAGATGTCGTTGGCTTATTTGGATAGGCCGTCTTCCCCAATACATCGTTCTTCCTCTAGTGCCTTCAAGCACAGCACCTTCCAATACCCTCGTGCCATACTGTCCGTCGACCTCACCGGGGAGA ACCTATCAGATATCGACTTCCTGGAAGACTCGACCACTGAGAGTTTGCTGTTCAGTGGAGATGAGTATAACCAGGATCTAGACTCGATCACTATGGAGGACTTCCAGGATGAGGATGATCATGGTGCCAATGAAATCGTTCGTTGCATCTGTGAGATGGATGAAGAAAACGGCTTTATGATTCAG tgtgaggagtgtatgtgcTGGCAGCACAGTGTGTGTATGGGACTTTTGGAGGACAGCATCCCTGATCACTACATATGTTACATCTGCAGAGACCCTCCAG GTCAGAGGTGGAGTGCTAAATTCCGCCACAATAAAGACTGGCTCCAAAAGGGCCACATGTATGGCCTTTCCTTCCTCACAGAGAACTACTCGCATCAGAACGCCAAGAAGATTGTGTCCACTCACCAGCTGCTGGCTGATGTTTACAGTGTTAAAAACTTGCTTCATGGCCTTCAGCTGAAGATGGATATTTTACA gaacaaACACAACCCAAGTTTGCACTTGTGGGCCCGTTCTTGGGTGAACTCTGATGAGGACCAGCCTATGGGTGGCGTTCCAGACTGCCTACATTTCAGAGAGCACCTCAACCAGAACTCAAGCCCTGAAACTTATATTACCAGTGAGCACAGCTACCAGAAACCTCCCGGTACAGGCCTCGAACATACAAGGGATGAGCAGGGGATGCAAATGGCCTCTCAGTTTAACCGAAAGGAAGAAGAG GTGAGCAGCGCCATTGCTCTGTCTGGCTGTGTGAATGACAGCAATATGGGCTCCATGGAGCAGGCCAGGAACTGTCTGCAATGGCAGATGAACCTGCTTACACACATAGAGGATGTTCAGAACCAGCTGTCTGGCCGTATGGACCTTATTGAGAAAGAGCTTGATG TGCTCGAGAGTTGGTTGGACTTCACAGGAGAATTGGAGCCCCCTGAACCCCTGGCCCGACTCCCACAGCTCAAGTGCCGTATCAAACAGCTTCTGACGGACCTGGGGAAAGTGCAGCAGATGAGCACCCTCTGCTCTGTGTGA